The following coding sequences lie in one Mesorhizobium sp. DCY119 genomic window:
- a CDS encoding TonB-dependent siderophore receptor: MPATAQQGGDAASASTADSSVTTLDTVVVEGGGSGTGIVAKRAKSASKTDTSILETPQAVSVITRDQMDAQGANTVAEALRYTPGVFADPNGYDVRYDWLYIRGFNSYGTMWLDGLAVAGDPNNYATPSINSYALERVEVLKGPASVLYGRTVPGGLVNQVSKRPQSTPYREVSLQTSGFGGIQGAVDMTGPLTEDGDWSYRLTGLAKNMNTQIDHERDRQLMLAPSLTWSPTAQTSLTLYGYYQHDRPVFSPRFYPAIGTLLPNPAGQIPRDVFLGDPDWGGFERDYFHLGYEFEHAFNETWTVRQNLRYGRSDQHMDLVLVNPAFAYSGAPSSHLDRVSAISDDWTSTFAVDTQAEAKFQTGALDHTVLFGLDYVRGISDTNFGNTGWGVSVPGIDYLDPIYGQPIPVAPVTASALQKQDQVGLYVQDQVRYGGWVGTFGLRSDMSDIDTTNRITDAPTVTTSDNALTGRAGLTYLFDNGLAPYASYSTSFLPLLGTDPSGNPFEAQTADQFEIGVKYEPAGGRGLVTVSLFQLTHENALTPAPTDPNPTRPSQYVQGGKQRVRGIEIEGKYELTPEISLMAAYAYSDSEVLQSNNPVSVGREMLRLPEHQASLWAIYSPDGVPGLSLSAGVRATSSYQTDVTYLEQLRIPARALVDIGAEYDFGGIRKDLEGTKLRINVTNLFDEKYVSHCLNITGGSCNYGAGRAITANLKYTW; encoded by the coding sequence TTGCCTGCCACTGCCCAGCAAGGCGGCGACGCAGCGTCCGCCAGCACGGCCGATTCCAGCGTGACGACGCTCGACACGGTTGTCGTTGAGGGTGGCGGGTCCGGCACGGGAATAGTCGCCAAACGCGCCAAGAGCGCTTCCAAGACGGACACCTCCATTCTCGAAACGCCGCAGGCGGTGAGCGTGATTACCCGTGATCAGATGGATGCGCAGGGGGCCAACACGGTTGCAGAGGCTCTGCGCTACACACCCGGTGTCTTTGCCGACCCGAATGGCTATGACGTGCGCTATGACTGGCTCTACATAAGAGGTTTCAACTCATATGGCACGATGTGGCTCGATGGGCTCGCTGTCGCCGGCGACCCGAACAATTACGCCACGCCGAGCATAAACTCCTACGCGCTGGAACGCGTCGAAGTGCTGAAAGGACCGGCCTCCGTGCTTTACGGACGCACCGTCCCCGGGGGCCTTGTCAATCAGGTCAGCAAGCGGCCTCAGTCGACACCTTATCGCGAGGTCTCCCTACAAACGAGTGGCTTCGGCGGCATCCAGGGCGCGGTCGACATGACCGGCCCGCTGACGGAAGACGGTGATTGGTCGTACCGATTGACCGGGCTTGCGAAGAACATGAACACCCAGATCGACCACGAGCGCGATCGGCAGCTGATGCTGGCGCCAAGCCTGACCTGGAGCCCCACGGCACAAACGTCGCTGACGCTGTATGGCTACTACCAGCATGACCGGCCGGTTTTCAGCCCGCGCTTCTATCCTGCGATCGGAACTCTGCTTCCCAACCCGGCCGGGCAAATCCCGCGTGATGTATTCCTCGGCGACCCGGACTGGGGCGGCTTCGAACGCGACTATTTCCATCTCGGCTATGAATTCGAGCACGCCTTCAACGAGACCTGGACCGTTCGTCAAAACCTGCGTTACGGGCGTTCGGATCAGCATATGGATCTGGTGCTGGTCAATCCGGCATTCGCCTATTCGGGCGCGCCGTCGAGCCACCTGGACAGGGTTTCCGCCATCTCCGACGACTGGACCTCGACCTTCGCGGTGGACACGCAGGCCGAGGCAAAGTTCCAGACCGGCGCGCTCGACCATACGGTGCTGTTCGGCCTGGATTACGTGCGCGGCATATCCGACACCAACTTCGGCAACACCGGATGGGGTGTCTCGGTGCCGGGGATTGACTATCTCGATCCCATATATGGCCAGCCCATCCCCGTAGCCCCTGTGACAGCGTCAGCATTGCAAAAGCAGGATCAGGTGGGTCTCTATGTACAGGACCAGGTGCGCTACGGCGGCTGGGTCGGCACCTTCGGCCTGCGCTCCGACATGTCGGATATCGATACCACCAATCGGATAACCGATGCACCGACCGTCACGACCAGCGACAATGCGCTGACCGGACGCGCCGGCTTGACCTACCTGTTCGACAACGGTCTCGCTCCCTATGCGAGCTATTCGACCTCATTCCTGCCTCTTCTGGGAACCGACCCGTCTGGAAATCCCTTCGAGGCCCAGACCGCTGATCAGTTCGAGATCGGCGTCAAATATGAGCCCGCCGGCGGTCGTGGCTTGGTGACGGTGTCGCTGTTCCAGTTGACGCATGAGAACGCGCTGACGCCTGCCCCAACCGATCCCAATCCGACGCGGCCGAGCCAGTATGTGCAGGGTGGAAAGCAGCGCGTCCGCGGCATCGAGATCGAGGGCAAGTATGAACTGACCCCGGAAATCAGCCTGATGGCAGCCTACGCCTATTCTGACTCCGAGGTTCTGCAATCCAACAACCCGGTTTCGGTCGGACGCGAAATGCTGCGCTTGCCCGAGCATCAGGCAAGCCTGTGGGCGATCTACAGCCCCGACGGCGTGCCGGGCCTGTCGCTGAGCGCCGGCGTGCGGGCGACATCGTCCTATCAGACCGACGTTACCTATCTGGAGCAGTTGCGCATCCCGGCACGCGCACTGGTCGATATTGGTGCGGAGTATGATTTCGGGGGCATTCGCAAGGACCTCGAAGGCACCAAACTCAGGATCAACGTTACCAATCTATTCGATGAGAAATACGTTTCGCACTGCCTCAACATCACCGGCGGCAGCTGTAATTACGGGGCGGGACGCGCGATTACGGCCAACCTGAAGTACACATGGTGA
- a CDS encoding AraC family transcriptional regulator, giving the protein MSSFSGVRDDSFDPGGNKRVLVRDFMRRDGVVVDSTDDRLSMEDTLIEGEFLHQELRRGLVLHISDAIEERPFTITSRQRQELSCIFFLDGEVDLKIGDRRFQFKGDQRSAIKGAAIMSTGSESFERASMGGQHVRHLVVSATPDWLNFEGLEEVRDNRLAASLLKDNLADHRWTLTPRVVELVRQIVTPSVFLPELRNLYLEGRAVELVAETIMAVMHTDRRATGSNILQRHEMTRLRRAKDLIAANLAEPLNVEMIARESGISASGLQRLFRRSEGHSVFEYVRRLRLELAFAALQDGETSIQDASAIAGYSSPANFATAFKRQFGVTPREVLTAR; this is encoded by the coding sequence ATGAGCTCGTTCTCTGGCGTGCGGGACGACAGCTTCGACCCCGGTGGCAACAAGCGCGTTCTCGTTCGCGATTTCATGCGACGTGATGGCGTCGTTGTAGACAGCACGGACGACCGGCTTTCGATGGAGGACACGCTGATCGAGGGCGAGTTCCTGCATCAGGAGCTGCGCCGCGGCCTGGTCCTGCATATCAGCGATGCCATCGAAGAACGCCCTTTCACCATCACATCGCGCCAGCGGCAGGAACTGTCCTGCATTTTCTTTCTCGACGGTGAGGTTGATCTCAAGATCGGTGACCGCCGCTTCCAGTTCAAAGGCGACCAGCGCAGCGCGATAAAAGGCGCAGCGATCATGAGCACCGGTTCCGAAAGCTTCGAGCGGGCTTCGATGGGTGGCCAGCATGTTCGCCATCTCGTCGTGTCTGCCACGCCGGACTGGCTCAATTTCGAAGGGCTGGAGGAAGTACGCGACAATCGGCTTGCCGCCAGCCTGCTCAAGGACAATCTCGCCGACCATCGCTGGACATTGACCCCCCGCGTCGTGGAATTGGTTCGGCAAATCGTCACGCCGTCGGTTTTCCTGCCTGAACTTCGCAATCTCTATCTGGAGGGGCGGGCGGTGGAGCTTGTTGCGGAAACCATCATGGCGGTCATGCATACCGACCGCCGCGCCACCGGCAGTAACATTCTTCAGCGTCACGAAATGACCCGCCTTCGACGCGCCAAGGATTTGATCGCAGCCAACCTGGCCGAGCCGCTGAATGTCGAAATGATCGCGCGTGAATCTGGGATTAGCGCTAGCGGCTTGCAGCGTCTGTTCCGCCGATCCGAAGGCCATAGCGTCTTCGAATATGTGCGCCGCCTGCGCCTGGAACTTGCATTTGCGGCTTTGCAGGACGGCGAGACGAGCATCCAGGATGCAAGTGCCATTGCCGGCTATTCAAGCCCGGCGAATTTCGCAACTGCTTTCAAGCGGCAGTTCGGCGTTACACCTCGAGAAGTCTTGACTGCCAGATAG
- the pcaF gene encoding 3-oxoadipyl-CoA thiolase, whose amino-acid sequence MPEAFVCDAVRTPIGRYGGALSGVRADDLAALPIAALMQRNGAADWSQVDDVIYGCANQAGEDNRNVARMAALLSGLPVEVPGTTVNRLCGSGLDAVGLAARSIRAGDCDFMIAGGVESMSRAPFVMPKADAAFSRSNAVYDTTIGWRFVNPRMKKTFGIDSMPETADNVAADFGVLRADQDAFALRSQQRWAAAQAANSFADEIVPVPVPQKKGDPVLVDRDEHPRPDASLEQLARLKGVNGPDLSVTAANASGVNDGAAALVVASERAATANGLTPRARVVAMAAAGVEPRIMGIGPVPAVRKVLARAGLELGQMDVIELNEAFAAQALAVLRELSLPDDAAHVNPNGGAIALGHPLGMSGARLVTTATWQLQRSGGRYALCTMCVGVGQGIALILERV is encoded by the coding sequence ATGCCTGAGGCTTTCGTCTGCGATGCCGTGCGCACGCCTATTGGCCGCTATGGCGGTGCATTGTCGGGCGTTCGCGCGGACGATCTGGCTGCACTGCCGATCGCAGCGTTGATGCAGCGCAATGGCGCGGCGGATTGGTCTCAGGTGGACGACGTCATCTATGGCTGCGCCAACCAGGCCGGTGAGGACAACCGCAATGTTGCGCGCATGGCAGCACTGCTCTCGGGCTTGCCCGTCGAAGTGCCCGGCACGACGGTGAACCGTCTCTGCGGCTCCGGGCTTGATGCGGTTGGGCTGGCCGCGCGGTCGATCCGGGCCGGCGACTGCGATTTCATGATCGCGGGTGGTGTCGAGAGCATGTCGCGTGCGCCCTTCGTCATGCCGAAGGCAGACGCTGCCTTTTCGCGCTCGAATGCAGTCTACGATACGACCATCGGCTGGCGTTTCGTCAATCCGAGGATGAAGAAGACGTTCGGTATCGATTCCATGCCGGAGACCGCTGACAATGTCGCAGCCGACTTCGGCGTTTTGCGCGCAGATCAGGATGCCTTCGCGCTGCGCAGTCAGCAGCGCTGGGCGGCTGCGCAAGCTGCAAACAGTTTCGCCGACGAGATCGTGCCTGTGCCGGTGCCGCAGAAGAAGGGCGACCCGGTGCTTGTCGACCGCGACGAACATCCGAGGCCGGATGCCTCACTGGAACAACTCGCCAGGTTGAAGGGCGTCAATGGACCGGACCTCAGCGTCACCGCCGCCAACGCCTCCGGCGTGAATGACGGCGCGGCAGCGCTTGTCGTAGCCAGCGAACGCGCAGCCACAGCCAACGGCCTGACGCCGCGTGCCCGTGTGGTCGCAATGGCCGCCGCAGGCGTTGAACCCCGCATCATGGGTATCGGCCCGGTGCCTGCCGTGCGCAAGGTCTTGGCCCGCGCCGGCCTGGAGCTTGGCCAGATGGATGTGATCGAACTCAACGAGGCTTTCGCAGCCCAGGCGCTTGCGGTTCTGCGCGAACTCAGCCTGCCGGACGACGCTGCGCATGTGAACCCCAATGGCGGCGCCATCGCGCTTGGCCATCCGCTCGGCATGAGCGGCGCGCGGCTGGTCACCACCGCGACATGGCAGCTCCAGCGCAGCGGCGGGCGTTACGCGCTCTGCACGATGTGCGTGGGTGTCGGGCAGGGAATTGCATTGATCCTCGAGCGCGTCTGA
- the paaA gene encoding 1,2-phenylacetyl-CoA epoxidase subunit PaaA produces MYAQMVKTDAARVRSLDEMEPQERAFQERINDGQKIEPKEWMPEAYRKTLIRQISQHAHSEIVGQLPEGNWITRAPTLERKAILLAKVQDEAGHGLYLYCAAETLGISRDEMYEQLHSGKAKYSSIFNYPTLTWADIGAIGWLVDGAAIMNQVPLQRCSYGPYARAMVRICKEESFHQRQGFDIMTVLCKGTEAQKAMAQDALNRWWWPSLMMFGPSDSDSVHSAQSMAWNIKQDSNDELRQKFVDQTAPQAKFLGLAIPDPELKWNEEKGGHDFGEPDWTEFFEVVAGNGPCNRERLAARNSAWDEGAWFRDGLTAYADKQAARRKEVRIAAE; encoded by the coding sequence ATGTATGCACAGATGGTCAAGACGGATGCCGCCCGGGTGCGCAGCCTCGACGAGATGGAGCCGCAGGAGCGCGCCTTTCAGGAGCGCATCAATGACGGCCAGAAGATCGAGCCGAAGGAATGGATGCCGGAGGCCTATCGCAAGACGTTGATCCGCCAGATCAGCCAGCACGCCCATTCAGAGATCGTCGGCCAGTTGCCGGAGGGAAACTGGATCACGCGGGCGCCGACGCTGGAGCGCAAGGCCATCCTGCTCGCCAAGGTACAAGACGAGGCCGGTCACGGGCTCTATTTGTACTGTGCCGCGGAAACGCTCGGCATAAGCCGCGACGAGATGTACGAGCAGCTCCATTCGGGCAAAGCCAAATATTCCTCGATCTTCAACTATCCGACGCTGACTTGGGCCGACATCGGCGCGATCGGCTGGCTGGTGGATGGCGCGGCGATCATGAACCAGGTGCCGCTGCAGCGCTGCTCCTATGGCCCGTATGCCCGCGCTATGGTGCGCATCTGCAAGGAGGAGAGCTTCCACCAGCGTCAGGGCTTCGACATCATGACCGTGCTTTGCAAGGGCACGGAAGCGCAGAAGGCGATGGCGCAGGACGCACTGAACCGCTGGTGGTGGCCGTCACTGATGATGTTCGGGCCGTCCGACAGCGACTCGGTCCATTCGGCGCAATCCATGGCCTGGAACATCAAGCAGGATTCCAACGACGAGCTGCGCCAGAAATTCGTCGACCAGACCGCGCCGCAGGCGAAGTTCCTCGGTCTCGCCATTCCCGATCCGGAACTCAAATGGAACGAGGAGAAGGGTGGTCACGATTTCGGTGAGCCGGACTGGACCGAATTCTTCGAGGTGGTCGCCGGCAACGGTCCCTGCAATCGCGAGCGACTGGCCGCTCGCAATAGCGCCTGGGACGAGGGTGCCTGGTTCCGCGACGGCCTGACCGCCTACGCCGACAAGCAGGCGGCTCGGCGAAAAGAAGTCAGGATCGCGGCCGAATAG
- the paaB gene encoding 1,2-phenylacetyl-CoA epoxidase subunit PaaB — protein sequence MSSEWPLWEVFIRGQHGLNHRHVGSLHAPDAEMAINNARDVYTRRNEGVSIWVVRSSDVVASAPSEKGPLFDPANSKVYRHPTFFDVPDEVGHM from the coding sequence ATGTCCAGCGAATGGCCCCTGTGGGAAGTTTTCATCCGCGGCCAGCATGGCCTTAACCACCGGCATGTCGGCAGCCTTCATGCACCCGATGCCGAGATGGCGATCAACAATGCGCGCGATGTCTACACACGCCGCAACGAGGGCGTGAGTATCTGGGTGGTGCGCTCGTCGGATGTCGTCGCCAGTGCACCGTCGGAAAAAGGCCCGCTGTTCGATCCGGCCAATTCCAAAGTCTACCGGCATCCCACCTTCTTCGACGTGCCGGACGAAGTGGGGCATATGTGA
- the paaC gene encoding 1,2-phenylacetyl-CoA epoxidase subunit PaaC, with protein MSTAPATSSAVAEFALRMGDTCLILGHRNSEWCGHSPALEEDIALANTALDLIGQTQLWLGLASEAEGGGRSPDNLAFLRDAAGYRNLLLVEQPSGDFGRTVMRQYLFDAWHLPLLKALTGSSDKRVAEIAEKAAKEVAYHLQRSADLVVRLGDGTKESRERMQAALEFLWPYTGEMFTGDVVDDELAAAGIAPSPEELRTAWEQHVARTLVDATLKLPEKAYMQKGGKRGVHSEHLGFILAEMQFLQRAYPGANW; from the coding sequence ATGTCGACCGCACCCGCTACATCATCGGCCGTCGCCGAATTTGCGCTCAGGATGGGCGACACCTGTCTCATCCTCGGCCACCGCAACTCGGAATGGTGCGGTCATTCGCCGGCTCTGGAGGAAGACATAGCGCTGGCCAACACCGCGCTCGACCTGATCGGCCAGACCCAACTCTGGCTCGGCCTTGCCAGCGAAGCCGAAGGTGGTGGGCGTTCACCTGACAACCTCGCCTTCCTGCGCGACGCTGCCGGCTATCGCAACCTTTTGCTGGTCGAGCAGCCGAGCGGCGATTTCGGCCGCACCGTCATGCGGCAGTATCTGTTCGACGCCTGGCACCTGCCTCTGCTGAAGGCATTGACCGGATCGAGCGACAAACGCGTCGCCGAGATCGCCGAGAAGGCGGCGAAGGAGGTGGCTTATCACCTGCAGCGCAGCGCCGATCTTGTGGTGCGTCTGGGCGATGGCACCAAGGAGAGCCGCGAGCGCATGCAGGCGGCGCTGGAGTTCCTCTGGCCCTATACGGGTGAAATGTTCACGGGTGACGTGGTGGACGACGAACTTGCCGCTGCAGGAATAGCGCCTTCGCCGGAGGAACTGCGCACGGCCTGGGAACAGCATGTCGCGCGCACCTTGGTCGACGCCACGCTGAAGCTGCCGGAAAAGGCTTACATGCAGAAGGGCGGCAAGCGAGGCGTCCATTCGGAGCATCTGGGCTTCATCCTGGCCGAAATGCAGTTCCTGCAGCGCGCCTATCCCGGCGCGAACTGGTAG
- the paaD gene encoding 1,2-phenylacetyl-CoA epoxidase subunit PaaD, with product MDATLTLPTVDQVWSWLAAIPDPEIPVISLTDLGIIRHVSWADETLEVTVTPTYSGCPATGVINFEIERHLREHGVEKLRLKRQLSPAWTTAWISADGREKLRAYGIAPPVEGTAACAGALIPFDVACPRCGSKQTERISQFGSTPCKAHFRCTECLEPFDYFKSL from the coding sequence ATGGACGCCACCCTGACGCTTCCAACAGTCGACCAGGTCTGGTCTTGGCTCGCTGCCATTCCTGATCCCGAGATCCCGGTCATATCGCTGACTGACCTCGGCATCATCCGACACGTAAGCTGGGCGGACGAAACGCTGGAAGTGACGGTAACACCGACCTATTCCGGCTGCCCGGCGACCGGCGTCATCAACTTCGAGATCGAACGGCACCTGCGCGAACACGGCGTCGAAAAACTGCGGCTCAAGCGTCAGCTGTCGCCTGCCTGGACGACAGCCTGGATCAGCGCCGATGGCCGCGAGAAACTGCGCGCCTATGGCATCGCGCCACCCGTCGAAGGCACGGCCGCCTGCGCCGGCGCGTTGATACCGTTCGACGTTGCCTGTCCGCGCTGCGGCTCCAAACAGACGGAGCGGATCAGCCAGTTCGGCTCGACGCCCTGCAAGGCGCATTTCCGCTGCACGGAGTGCCTTGAACCCTTCGATTACTTCAAGAGCCTCTGA